TAGTCCCACGATGATATACTTTTTTGCTCCACCGGATAATTTTGCCCTTGCCAGATACCATCCGCAAATTGAGGCGGCCGAAACGTGAATAAGGGTGCTCGCGATCGCTCTTACTACTCCCTGAATGAGATAATATATTTCCGGACTGGTCGCAACTGCCTGAAAAAAATAGGAGGTGTTTTCCAAAAATGAAAATCCGAGCGCGCACATGATTGCATAGATGACACCATCTTTTATCCGGTCAAATTCTTTCCGATGATAAATAACCTCATACACAAGAAAAAGCTTGAGCGATTCTTCAATCGGACCGGCCAAAAAGAAGGTGGCGGGCGAACGATTATCCGAGATATTAAAAAAGATTGAAAGTGTACTATCTGCCTTTGGGTCAAACAAAAAAGAGGCGACCCCATTGACCCACATTGCCAAAAACGCGGCGCCAATTCCCAACCCAAATGTAAGCAAAAGAAGCTTTACCGGTTCGGTGTTATCGCTGTCCACCCTCTTCACAATCAGACTCCAAAATAAAAGAGGAAAAACGACGCATGCAATATAAACAATAATAATGAGGAACATGCTTATTTTGGTCGCACTATTTTAGTCGCACTATTTTAAAAGAGTATGCAAAGCATTCACGGCGCTTGCGCTTCCAAGATTCTTTAGCTGTTGTTCATTAAGCCCGTAACTTATATACAAGCCGAATCCCATGATAACTATAAAAAAGATAATAGACAGTATGATTGCAGTTAAACCGAGCGCTTTCTCCCCTTTCACGTAAGCCAAAATAGCAAACACTAAAGCAGGAAAAGCTATCAAACCCTGAAAGAGGCTGACAAGAATAAGAACAAGAGAAATAATTCCGAACAGCAGTCCTTTCTTGCTAAAATATGTTGTCGCAGGAGCGCTATTTGCTAATACCTGTTCCATAGTAGTTTAATTACTCCAATAATTTTCAGCCAAGCTCATCCTGACCATAGTATCACGAATTTCGTTTTTGTCACTATTATTGATAAACTCCAGTGCCTTTCTTCCCGCTTCTTCCATAGTTTCCCCATCAATATTAATCGAATACGTGTCGGAGAGCACTTGTTTTCCTCTTATGTAGAACTTCTGAAAATCTACTTCGACAGACTTCTTCTCCGGATTTTTTAGTGTATATACGAGAAAATTTTGCGCCAGATTGCTCACATCATCTGCTTTTGTAAAAGCGTCAATAATCAATCCTCCACTCGATTCTACGCTTCCCTTTACGGCTTCGGCATACCTATCGAGCTCCGGGAGAACCCCTGAAGCATTGATGTATCTCATAATGGTTATGAGTTCCGTCCATGAATCGGAACTTTCCCCTTTTTGGAGAAATTCGTAAAGCTCTATATTGTCATCTTTAGCGTGATATGATTGGCTGAAAATTTTACCTTGGAATGTGATGTCCGGTTTTTTAGGAGAAGCGGAGAATGTTCCTGAATTTCCGTCCGTGCCAGATTCAGCTCCTTTTGTGGCGTCTGGAATAGTATCTTTTTTAAGATTTATACCGATTATCGCAAGAGAGCAGAAGATAATGAGTACGAAGAGATACACAACTCCGATAATTACGGCGGACGAAATTCTTACCGGTCCTCTCGGTTTCTTCTGCATGGGAGAAATAGGAGGTTGCGGAGTCGCTAAAGGTGCTGAAGAAGGAGGGGTGCTAACAGGATTTTGAGAAAGATTATCCATTTGTGTTAATCATACTAGAAATCTGTGAATGGCGCTCGCACACCTGTGGATAAAAAGGGCCTTCCAGCTACTCTCCGACACAAAACCAACAGGCTCTACGCCTTCTTTGCAAACACCGCTTTAATCGAGTCAACAATAGTCTCAAATGTTTCGCCTGATTTTATAATATACCCTCGAATGCCGAGCTCTAAGCCTTCGCTGATTTTCTTCATAGTGGACATATTTGACGTGATAAGAACAGGGACTTTTCCTTTACCATACTTTAGATTAAACTGTTTTAGAAATTCCATTCCATTCATTTTAGGCATCATAATATCGAGAAGTATCAAATCAGGAAGCGCTTCTTCCGCTTTTTTTAAACCCTCTTCGCCATTTTCAGCGGATAGTACTGTATATGCATCGGCAGGAAGAGCCTCACCAATATGAGTTGCAAAAAATGGATCATCATCTATCACGAGTATTTTTTTCATATAATTTCTTTCTATTTGCTATTTACCTTGTGGAGACAATGGTAGCACAAAATAAAACGCGCTTCCAGCTCCTACGGATGATATCACACCGATTTTTCCCTTATGTTCCTCGACAATCCCCTTTGCAATCGCGAGTCCCAGGCCCGTGCCCTTCACAGTAGAAACAAATTCTTTGTTGTTGAGTTGCTTGAATTTATTGAAAAGTTCTCCGATTTGCTCTTGCGGAATTCCTCCTCCGGTATCTCGAACAATTACTACAAGAGATGGGGATAACGATTTAAAAATTTCATCGGGAAGCGCGGTGGGGAGATGAACTTTTAGCTTGCTTATCTCGCTTTCAATAGAAAGCGTGGGGTTATGGGTAAACGCTATGATTGATATTTCACCGTCTTCCTTCGTAAATTTCAGGGCGTTCGAAATTAGATTGTTCAATACTTCCTTGATCCGCTGGACATCAAATAATACAATTTTCGGAATCCCCTCTCCTGTCATTTTTTCAAGATGAATTTTTTTATCCTGCGCGGAAAGTTGAAAAAACTTAATCCGATTATCTATCACATCTGCGATATCGGCCGGCTCTGGACTGATTTCAAATTTGCCCGCCTGAAGCTTCGCGATGTCCAAAATGTCATTCACCAAATCAAGCATTGCCGAAGAATTCTGATATATCATTTTTATATACTCTTTATAGGATTCGGCATTCTTTTTCTTGCCCGGAGTTTTGAGTATCTCGCTAAATTTTTTGATAACATCGAGGGGAGTTCGAAGTTCATGCACAATCATTGACGTAAAATCTTCTCTCACTCTTTCCAATTCCATTTCCCGAGTAACGTCATGGAAAATGACCACCCCGCCCAGAATATCATCACCGCTCAACGTTGAGTTCGTTTTCACTGGGAAAACGAATGCTTGATAAAATTTGTCTCGTATCAAGAATTTTTCTGACACATACGATTTTTTTAACTTAACGCTTTCTTCCAGTCTGCCGCGTATATCTACCTTGCCCCCAAGATTGTCTATAAAATCAAAAATAGTTATTTCTTTTTTCTCGGGAAGGCCAATAACCCTTTTGGCGGCAGGATTGATGACTAGAATGCGGTAATCAGCGTCGGTCATGACCACGCCATCCTCCATGCTTTCTACCATGGCATTCACCTTGGCTTGTTCAGTCTTTACCACTCCCTGAAGTCGCGTTACTGCTTTTGAAGCCTGCTGAATAATCTTATACAGAATGGTCATCTCCTCTTCTTTGTAGAGACCGGCTTTGGTATCTGCCACGGTCAAAATTCCCACCACTTTTTCATCAATCACGAGCGGAATGTTGAAGAAAGAGCGCACAGGCTCGTCCAATTCTTCAATAATGATTGCGCCGGAAAGAATCTCCTTAACAACATTCTTGTCAAATTCCCTGTCAAGAAGAGCCGAGAGAGAGCCGAGCATCCTATCTCGGATGTCGGTTACAAAGCGTCGGTGCACGGACTTTTCAAGATGGATTTTGAAGATTACTTTCTCCGGCTCAAGAAGCATGTAGGAAACAGCGCAATATTCGATAAACTGATGGAGAGAACTCGTAATGATATCGATAATCTGTTGGACATCAAGAGAGTAACCGATCCTGTCT
The sequence above is a segment of the Candidatus Taylorbacteria bacterium genome. Coding sequences within it:
- a CDS encoding PrsW family intramembrane metalloprotease, whose translation is MFLIIIVYIACVVFPLLFWSLIVKRVDSDNTEPVKLLLLTFGLGIGAAFLAMWVNGVASFLFDPKADSTLSIFFNISDNRSPATFFLAGPIEESLKLFLVYEVIYHRKEFDRIKDGVIYAIMCALGFSFLENTSYFFQAVATSPEIYYLIQGVVRAIASTLIHVSAASICGWYLARAKLSGGAKKYIIVGLVLASLLHGFSNLMLVYFNLYGLALEFIVSLLVVYFILRKLKKSESYSPVERIFVPNQGTPS
- a CDS encoding response regulator; the protein is MKKILVIDDDPFFATHIGEALPADAYTVLSAENGEEGLKKAEEALPDLILLDIMMPKMNGMEFLKQFNLKYGKGKVPVLITSNMSTMKKISEGLELGIRGYIIKSGETFETIVDSIKAVFAKKA
- a CDS encoding ATP-binding protein; its protein translation is MILTVISIILALGGIASTVYFLIKDSKAKEVLEKRERDINRRMYELAILKELGDRIGYSLDVQQIIDIITSSLHQFIEYCAVSYMLLEPEKVIFKIHLEKSVHRRFVTDIRDRMLGSLSALLDREFDKNVVKEILSGAIIIEELDEPVRSFFNIPLVIDEKVVGILTVADTKAGLYKEEEMTILYKIIQQASKAVTRLQGVVKTEQAKVNAMVESMEDGVVMTDADYRILVINPAAKRVIGLPEKKEITIFDFIDNLGGKVDIRGRLEESVKLKKSYVSEKFLIRDKFYQAFVFPVKTNSTLSGDDILGGVVIFHDVTREMELERVREDFTSMIVHELRTPLDVIKKFSEILKTPGKKKNAESYKEYIKMIYQNSSAMLDLVNDILDIAKLQAGKFEISPEPADIADVIDNRIKFFQLSAQDKKIHLEKMTGEGIPKIVLFDVQRIKEVLNNLISNALKFTKEDGEISIIAFTHNPTLSIESEISKLKVHLPTALPDEIFKSLSPSLVVIVRDTGGGIPQEQIGELFNKFKQLNNKEFVSTVKGTGLGLAIAKGIVEEHKGKIGVISSVGAGSAFYFVLPLSPQGK